A segment of the Streptomyces diastaticus subsp. diastaticus genome:
ACGCCGAGGCCGCCGAGCTTGAGCTCACCGTCACCGGACTGCATGGCGCGGCGCATCGCCTCGGCGAGCCGGCCGAGCGGCGATCCGGCGGGGGTACCCGGTCCGGCGGGCGAGAAGACACGCAGGACGACGGCGTCGAGTCCGGAGCCGAGAACGAGTTCGGTGGCCGCGAGTTTGCTCACGCCGTAGGGGCCACCGGGGCGGGGCACGGCGTCCTCGGCGGTGGACGAGCCGGGCTGGCTCGGCCCGTACTCGGCGCCGCAGCCGATCTGGACGAGCCGGGCGCCGCAGCCGCTGCGCCGCAGTGCCTCGCAGACGGTGGCGACGGCGACGGTGTTGTGCCGGGTCAGTTCGCGGGCTCCGGCACGGGTGGCCCCCGCGCAGTTGACGACCACCCCGGGGTGCACGGCGTCGAGGAAGCGGGTGAGCGCGCCGGGACTGCCGGTGGAGAGGTCGAACCGCACGTCGGCGTCGTCACCGCGCCCCAGTGCGGTGAGCTGGACGGCGGGGTCGGCGAGCAGGCGGTCGGCGACGAAGCGGCCGATGTATCCGTTGGCTCCGATCAGCAGCACTCTCATCGGTCGGCCCCCGAGCGGTTTTTGCGTCGGCTGGTCGTCATCTGGTGGTCTCCTTCGGAAGGGGTGCGGTTCGGGTGCGGCGCCGTGCGCTCCGGGGGCCGCGTCGACGGACCGTGTCCGGCGCCGGTGGCCGGGTGGGTCAGTGGGTGCCCGGATCGGTGTGGGCGGAGGCTCGGGAGAGCGCCGGTACGGCACGGACCAACAGGGCGAGGGCGGCGACCGCGCAGGCGAGGGTGGGCACCGCCTCGGCGCCGCACACCTCGATGAGCGTCTCGACCGGCAGGGCGAGGAAGCCGCAGCCGGGCAACCGGGCCGCGAAGACGCTGCACAGGGCCGCCAGCTCGACCCCCGCCGCGGTGGCGAGGGCGACGGTGGGGGCCGCTCGGTGCCCGTGCACCAGCAGCAGGCGGGCGAGGAGCAGCAGGGTGCCGAGCGCTCCGGCCCCGGCGAGTGCCGGGGAGCCGCCCCGTACGGCGCCGGCGAGCGCGAGCAGGCCGGTCAGGACGGCGAGGTAACAGGTCAGAGAGGCGAGCAGGAGTGGCCTGGTGGCGGCGGCGAACTCGCCGAGTGCCCGGCTGCGGGCGAGCCTGCGCCGGGCGCCTCCGGTGAAGAGGCGGGCGCACAGCACGGCGGGCCACGTCGCGAGGGCGAGGCCGAGAGCGGTCGCCGTGTCCACCGGCCAGAGTCGGTCAGGGCCGCCGCGGACCGCCGCGTCGAGGAGACCGTTGCCGAGTACGGCGTAGCCGAGCAGCCAGAGGGTGGCGAGCTGGACGGCCGCCCCGGCCGGGCGGGGGGCGCGCAGGGGGCCGTGCCGCAGGCAGAGTTGGACCGCGCTGAGTACCGCGAGCACGCCCGCCACCACGGCGAGCGTCCGGGCCCGGCCGGCGGGTGCCTGGGCGAGACCGGCGAGCAGCCCCGCGCAGAGAACGCCCGGCAGAGCGGGCAGCAGGACGAGGGTGAGCAGCCGCGACGGGAGCGGGCTCACGGCGGCGTCAGCGACCGGTTCCGACGCGGCGTGCGAGGACACGTACACGCTGGAGTGGTCGGAGCTGTGGTGTGGCACCCGGGCGTACATCTCCTCCGCCAGGGAGAAGACGTCCCGGTGCCGGAAGCGGGCGGCGGCGCGGTCCGTCATCCCGTGCGCCTCCAGCGCGGCGGCGATATCCAGCGGGTCGACGGCACGGACACAGAGGTCGCGGTGGCGGTGCATGAGCGCCTTGACCGGGTCCCCACCGGCGTCGTGCCCCGCGGACTGCGGCCTCCCCGCGCCGCCCTCGGCACGCTCAGCGGTGCCGCTCTCGGCGCGCTCGCCGATGCCGCACCGCCGGTGAGCCGCTCCGGCTGCGAGGTGCCCGGCCGGCACAGCGGGAGCCGTGGGGTCCGTGCCGTCATCCGTCTCGTCCGGCCTTCTGAGGGCGGACCGTGCCGGGTGGCCGGGCACGTCGATCGGGCCCGGGGCGTGGTGTGTGGTCATGGGGGTGTGCTCCCTGAGGTTCCTCTGCGGCCTGGCCGCGGTGGAGGGCGCGGCGGCACTCTCCGTCTTTCCTGCGCTCATCCCGCCGCCTCCCCACTCGCGCCCGCCACCGGACCGGCGGGAGGCACGGCGAAGGCCGCGGCGCCGGGATACGTCGGCGACGCCGCGCGGTCGGACCGGATGCCGGGAGCCGGAACGCCGGCCTGCGCGTCGGACGCCGAAGGGTCGGGACATGCAGGGGAGTGCGGAGCTTGGAGGCACGTGGCGGGTGCTGAGGTGCCGGTGCCCACGACGGGTGTCCGGGCGCCGAGGCGGGCAGTAGCCGTCGGAACACCGGAAGGCGCGGCGGTTGCCGCGACGCCGGCGGACCCGGCGGGTGCCGGGATGCCGACGGACCCGGCGGGCGCCGGGATGCCGGCGGACCCGGCGGGTGCCGGGATGCTGGCGGGCCCGGGGGGCGCCGGCGCGCCGCGGTGCACGGTGGGTGCTCGAACGCCGGGGTGTGTAAGCGGCGTTGCGGGAGAAGGAGGCACTGAGGCCACTGGGTCGGAGCTTCCGGTACCGGAAGCCACGTATGGCGCCGAGGGCAAGGCACCGCTTGCGGCCCCGGCCCCGGCCCGCCCCTCGAACTCGGCTTGGGACCCCACTCCCGTCTGCGTCTCCGACCGCGACCGCGACCGCGACCAAGCCTCGGCCTCGGCCCAGGCCCCGGCCCCGGCCCACGACTCAGCCCCGGCCTGGAATTCGGGCCCTGGCTGCGACGGCATTCGCGTCTCTGCCTTGGCCCGGGACTCGACCTCCACCCGCGCCTCAGCCCCGGCCTGGAATTCCGCCCCTGCCTGCGACGGCATTCGCATCTCCGCCTTGGCCCGGGACTCGACCTCCACCCGCGCCTCAGCCCCGGCCTGGAACCCGGCTCCCGTCTGCGACCGCGTTCCCGTCTCAGCCCTGCCCCGGGACTCCGCGCCGGCCTCGGCCTGGCACCCAGCCTCCGGCAACGTCCGGGAATGCCACCAGCCCCCGGCCTGTGCCCCGGTCCCCGTCCACACCTCATCCCCGGCCTGAAACCCGGCTCCCGTCTGCAACCGCGTTCGCGTCCCAGCCCCGGCCTGAAACCCGGCTTGCGTCTGCGACTGCGACTGCGACCGCAACCGAACCTCAGCCCTGACCTGCGACTCGGGTTTGGCCCCGTCTCCAACTCCCGTCTGCGTCTGCGTCTGCGACCACGACCACGACCAAGCCCCGGCTCCCGCCCCCGACTCATCCCCGGCCCGGGACTCCGTCCCAGTCACCATGTGCGTCCGTGTCCGTGTCCGCGGCCGACTCCGGGGCCCGGTCTCCGTCCCGGGCCCGGTCTCCGAGCGATGCTCGCCGGTGCTCGTGTCCGCCTCCATGGCGAACCCCTCGCCGGACGCGGTGCGGCGAGCCGTATCCACGGCGGGATCGTCGGGCACGCCGTCGCGCCGCCAGTTCCGCTCGGGCCGGTCCGGCTCCGCGCCGGCCCCGGCGACCGGTGCGGTCCCGGTGCCCGCCCCGCTCTCCGCCCACCGTTCCCCCGGCCCAGGCGTCTCGCCGAAGGCGCCCAGCGCCATCCCGGCGCCCCAGCCGGTCGACGTGCCCCCGGCCGCGTCGCCCCAAGCCTCCGGCGCCCCCCACTCCTCAGCCGCTCCCCACTCCCGCGCGACCCGGCCCTGCTCCCCGCGGGTCCCCGCACCACTGTGGGGCGGAGTCACCGCGGCGACCTTCGCCACCTGCCCCACGGGAATCCCTCCCCAGGCCGCAGGCATCCCCCCATCACCCTCACCGCGCCCGTCAGCCTCCCTCCCGCCGGCCGACGATCCAGCCCGGACCTCGCCTGCACCGGCCCACCCGCGCGACCCCGCTCCCGCCGCATCTCCCCCCTGCCCAGCCCGCCCAGCCCGCTCGGCCCGCTCGGCCCGCTCAGCGACCACACGCGCCGACGGCGCCGCCGGATCACCGCTGTCCCAGCTGCCCACCTTGTCCCCGCCGCCCCCGTTCTCCCAGCTCCCCTCCGAGCCCAGGAACGCCGGCCCCATGAGCGCCTCGTGCACGGCCGCCTGCGGGCCCACCGCCTCCGTCACCCGTTCCCCGAGCGGTACGTCCTCTTCGGCCGCCGCGTCCCCGCCACCGGACACGCGTCCCTCGGCCTCGTCAGCGGCACCGCCACCGGCACCGCGCTCGCCTCCCACAAAGACCGGCCCCCCGGTCGCACCAAGCGCCTCCGCCCGGCCGGGCTTCTGAGCCGCACCGCCCGAGCCGGCCCCGTGCCGCGACCCCGCCCCCGGCCGGCCGCTCCCGTCAGCCGACGCCCGGGTCGCCCGGCGTGCCGCCGCGGTCTCGTCGAGTACCGCCCAGGTGGGGACTCGTCGCAGGGCCGCTCCGCTGGCCACGACCGGCCCGTCGGCGGACGAGGGACGGGCGGGCGTGCCGGGGACGGTGGAGGCGGGGGCGAGCAGGTCGGGTTCACGGGGGGCGCCCGCGGCCACGCCCCAGGTCGTGGGGGTGCTGGTGCTGTCGGGGCGGGCGGCCTCGGCCCATGTGCCCGGGACCCGGGTCTCCGCGGGGTGGGCGAAGGGCATGGGGGTGCCTTCCTCGTCCGTGTGGGGGCGGCGTACCGGGTAGTGGGAGACGATCTCCAGGTAGAGGGCGCGGAAGCGTTCGACGTTCTCGTCGACGGAGAAGAGTTCCAGGGCGCGGGAGCGGGCTGCGGCGCCCAGGCGGTCGCGTCGGGCCGGGTCGCGCAGCAGGGCCAGGCACGCCTCGGCGAGGGCGGCCGGGTCCTTGGGCGGCACGACGAGGCCCGTACCGCCGACGGCCTCGACGACGGCGCCGACCTCGGTGGAGACGGTGGCGCGGCCGCAGAGCATCGCCTCGACGACGCTCACCGGGAATCCTTCGACCACGCTGGAGAGGACGACGACGGCGCCCGAGGCGTAGGCGGCGGCCAGGTCGGCCGAGTCCGCCTCCGCCTCGCTCAGCTCCTCAAAGCTGACCGGCGCGCCCCCTGCGTCCTCCGCAGCCTCCACCCGGTTCCACGGGCACAGTTCCTGCGCCAGTTCTCGGCAGTGCGCCAGGTACGCGGCGGGCTCCGCGCCCGGCGCGAGCCGCCCGACGAGGCGCAGCCGGGCGCCGGGCTCGGCCCGGCGGATCTCGGCGAAGGCGTGCAGCAGCGTGACGAGGTCCTTGCCGGGCTCGATCCGGCCGGCCCAGACCAGCGTGTGCGGATCGCCCGCGGGCCCCTCGCCGACGGCGGCGAAGCGCCGGGCGTCCAGTCCGGGGTGGACGGTGCGCAGCCGGTGCGGTGCGGCGCCGCACCGCTCCTGCCAGCGTCGGACATGGGCGCTGCCGGGGGTGATCAGGGCGGCCCGGTCGTAGACCTCGGCGGTGAGGAGCTGGTGGAAGGCGGCGCCCAGCGCGCGTACGGCGGGGGTCGAGCCGCGTCCGGCGGCGGCGAGGTAGTGGCTGCGCAGCGGTACGTGGTGCTCGGTGACCAGCAGCGGCACGCCGAAGAAGTGCCGGGCCAGCAGGCCGGGAAGGGCCGCGGTGCCGCCGGAGGCGGCGTGGCAGAGGTCGACGCCGCCGAGCCCGCCCCGTCCCGCGCCGCCCGAGTGCGCCCCGCGGGCGTCGCTCTCGGCGTACCAGTCGAGCGAGAGGGGTCGCAGGGCGCGCTCGATCAGCCCGGCGACGGCTAGGAGGTCCGGGACGCGGGCGTCGTGGGCGGCACGCAGGGCGCCGGGTGCCCGGCAGGCGCGTTCGAGGATGCGGACGGCGTCCTCCGAGCGGAGGGCGGCGACCAGGCCGCCTTCCTCGCGTGCCAGGTCGGCCAGGCCGTAGAGCCCCTTGCGGAAACGGTCCTTCTGGACCCGGAGCGCTCCCTCGTCGGAGCGGGGGGCGCCGGAGCAGACGGCGGCGGCGAGATCGGCGTAATGGGTGTGGAGGCGGCGCCGGGCGCGGCGGCCGTGGGTGGCGCCGTCCCCCTCGGCACACCAGAGGGGCGCGGTGCGCACCCGGTGGATCTCCACGGGCAGCGTGACCCAGCCGGCCTCCTCCTGGGAGGCGGTACGGCTGAGCGCGTAGAGGTCGAACTCGTGGGGCGCCAGCCCGCGCACGAGCCGGTCGCACCACAGTCCGCCCTCGCCGTCCGCGTACGGGTAACCGCCCTCGGTCAGCAGTCCGATGCGCATCTGTCCACCTCCGATCTCCCATGCGGGGAGCCGCCGTTGTCGTCTCGCCGGGGGCGTGGACCCCGCAGCGGGAAGAACGTATGCGGACAGGAGGGTGGTACGCCGGACGGTTGTCCGTCGCACCATCAAAAGGGGTGAACAGGCGTAACTTTCCCTGCCCGGAGGCGTTTTCCGTGCTGATCGCGGCCAGGTCGACGCCGAGAGGCCGCCGCGGGGACGACGGGGGCACGGGCGGGGGCGGGGAGGGACACGACCGGTCGCCCGCGTGGCCGCACCGGGTGTGCGTGGCCGGTGTCATGGAGGTGCCCCGGGGCCGCACACCGGCGCTCGTCCGCGGGTGACGGCGGGCGGCCGGGAGCGGCGGTGGCGCCGTGACCCGGCTGGTGCCCGCCACGGGCGACGACCTGCGCTTCGGCCCGCAGCCCCTCGGCCCGCAGCTCAGCCCTTCGACCCGCAGCTCAGCCCTTCGGCCCGCAGCCCTTCGTGTCCTGGCCACCGGCTGCTCGGCCCGGCACCACCCCCGGCGGCCGGGTGCGCCGGAGCGCGCGCCCGCGAGCGGCGCGGACGAGCCCCAAGGGGGCGGCGGCCCGGTCAGTTCGGGTAGGCCCAGGGGTTGGCCTCGCAGGTGATGCCGTCCAGGGACAGGAACTTGGTCTGCTGCTGCATCACCGGCGCCAGGGCGCCGTCGCGGCTGCAGTTGACGTGGTTGAAGCCGAGCCGGTGGCCGATCTCGTGGTTGATCAGCATCTGCCGGTAGGCGTGCATGGCGTCACCGTAGGTCTCGGCGCCCTGCGCCCAGCGGTAGGCGTTGATCATGACCCGGTCGGTGGAGGCGGAGTCGCAGGAGACGTTGTCCACGGTGGTGTCCAGGCCGGACTTGGCGCACCATTCGGCGGTGGTGCCGGGACTGGCCAGGGTGATCACGAAGTCGGGCCGGCCGGTGGCGATCCGCTCGAAGGTGCGGGCGCCGTCGTGGGCCCAGCTGCGGTCGTCGTTGAGCGTCTTCCGCACGGCCTCGGCGAACAGCTCCGCGTCGAGGCCGAGCCCCTTCTCCACGTCGACGCGGTAGCGGAACAGCTGCCCCTTGCCCGGCGCCTTGTCGATGCCCGGTACGGCGGCGAAGTCGCCGTCGGCCGTCAGCTCGGGGTCGAGCGGCACCTTCTGGTCCATCAGCTGCGCGTAGGTGAGCCGCGCCGACTTCGGCGCGGGCGCCGGGGAGGCGGGCGTGGGGCGACCCTCGGAGCGCGAGGCGGTGCCCTCGGCCGCCCGGCCGGAGTTGTCGGAGGCGGACCGGGAATCGGCCCCGTCGTCCTGGCCGCCGAGCAGCTGCCCGCCGACGACCACCGCCAGCACGGTGACCACGGCGGCCGCGCCGACACCGGCGGCGGCCCAGCCGCGTCCGGGCCGGCGGCGGCCCGGCGCGGTGGGCTCGCCGCCGTCCGCACCACCGTCGCCGCCGTCTCGGCCATCCGCCTCGGAGACGGCCGCGGGCGGCTCCTCGGGCGGGAAGAAGCCGCCGGGGGCGTACGCGGTGGCGCCCGGAGCGCGCCCGCCGTGCTCCCCCGTCACCTGTACGGGGGACCTGCGGGGCGCTCCGGGCGCGAAGAGGTCCTCGTCCTCGAAGGCGTCCAGGTACTCCTGGCGCGGTCCGGGCATCTCCCGGCCGCCGGCCGCGTCAGGCGGTCCGTGCGGCGGGAGCCCCCAGCCTCCGCCGGGCTCGCGCTGCTCGGGATGGCCGTCGCCCCGGACACCCTTGGGGGCGAGCGGCGACGGAACCGGGCCGCGTCCGGGCGGCGTCCCCCGAGGCGCGCGACGCGCGGCCGCGTCGGGTGGCGGCTCGTCGGGCCGGTACTGCTCGGTGGCGCCGGTCTCGCCCGGCCTGGCCCGCGCCTGCGCGGCGGACCCGGCGGACGACGAGGGGCGGCGGTGACGTCCCACGCGCGGGTTCAGCTCCCCTGGGTCGGGTCGCCCGCACCGTCGGCGGGCAACGCTTCGTCTGCGGTCACGACGGACCCGGCGCTCCGGCGGGAGGCGGGCGGCAGGGTCTCCCCCGTGTCCGCGAGCAGCTCCCTGACGGCGGCCGCGACCTCGTCCGGATACTCCATCATGGCGACGTGTCCCGCGTCCGGCAGAGTCAGCAGCCGGGAACCCCGGAAGGCGACGGCCGCGCGGCGCGCCATCCGGTGGCCCACGAGCCGGTCGCGCCCGCCGTAGACGAGCAGCGTGGGCGCGAGCACCCGGCCGGCCTGGCGCCACAGGCCGTGCTGGCCGCCGAGGGTGTAGGCGTCGACGATGCCGCGGGCGGAGCGGACCATGGCGTCCCAGAAGTACGGCAGCGCCATCCGGCGCTCCATCTCCTCGACGGCGTTGCGGAACGCCTCGGGAGAGACCCGGGCCGGGTCTCCGTAGCAGAGGCCGAGGACGCCGCGGGTGCGCTGTTCGGCCGTCAGGTCACGGGCGGCGCGGGTCAGCAGGGCGCCCATGCCGGGCAGCGCCAGCAGGCCGGTGGGGACCGCGGAGCGCTGGATGCGCAGTTCGGGCAGGGCCGGGGAGACCAGGGTGAGGGTGCGCACCAGGTCGGGACGGGCGGCGGCGACGCGGGTGGAGACGGCGCCGCCGAGCGAGTTGCCGATGAGGTGGACCGGGCCGCGGCCGGCCGCGTCGAGGTGGCGGATGACGGCGCGGGCGTGGGCGGTGACGGAGTAGTCGCCGTCGTCCGGCGGCGGCGATTCGCCGAAGCCGGGCAGGTCCAGGGCCTCCCCGTCGACGGTGTCGGCCAGCAGCGGCATCAGGGCCGACCAGTTCTGCGAGGAGCCGCCGAGGCCGTGGACGTACAGGGCGGGGGGCAGGCCCTCACGAGACGGCGGGCACGAACGCACGGTCAGCGTGAGTCCGGGCAGGCCGACCTGGCGCAGCCGCTCCCCCTCCTCGACGCGGACGGCGCTCACCTTGGGCAGTACGGCACCGGTCACGTCGGGCAGGTCGGTCGAAGACATGCGGCAATGTTACGAGAGGATCACACCACCTTCGGCGTGTTCGGGATCACAGCGCGCGGGCGCGTTTCCGGGCGGCCGGCGGCGGTCACCCGCAGTGTGCGCACCGGCACCGGTGCCGCGTTCGCGGCGGCCCGGCCGGGTACGCGCACCGCCTCGCGTCCCCTGGCCGACTCTCCTACGCTCGGAAGGCGGGGGAGCCCTGGTGACGCGAGGCCCCGCACACGAGGAAAGGCGGCACCCCATGACGACCGACCCGACCGGTACCGGACCCGACCGGCCGACCCCGGCGACCGAGGACGACCCGTTGCTGCGGGCGCCCGAGGGGGACACGGCCGAGCAGCGGGAACCGGTGGACCCAGAGGACCCGGAGGGCATCGAGGAGTCCTTGGAGGACATCGACCCCGGCACCGCCAACGAGGCGGACGCGGTGGAGCAGCTCCTGGTGGTCGAGGAGGACGAGGACGACTACCGCTGAGCGGCCGGGGCCGGCCGGCAAGGCGGGACGACCCCGGCGGCTTCTTCACGTATGTCCGCTTCCGGTGGTATTCCGGCTGGCCACGGGCGGTTCCGGAAGCGCTCGCTCCGTGAAATTCTGCGCTCGCACCGCGCACGCCCCGGTTACCGAAAAGTACGATGGCCGACGCGGCGCACACCGCACACGCAACGATCATGGGAGGCGGCGTGACAGCCATCGAGCAGACAGAGGCAGCTCGTCCGCGGGGGACACGTCTGCCGCGCCGTGCCCGCAGGAACCAGCTGCTGGGCGCGGCCCAGGAGGTCTTCGTCGCACAGGGGTACCACGCGGCGGCCATGGACGACATCGCCGAGCGCGCCGGCGTCAGCAAGCCGGTGCTCTACCAGCACTTCCCCGGCAAGCTCGATCTTTACCTGGCCCTGCTCGACCAGCACTGCGAGGCGCTCCTCCAGGCCGTCCAGACGGCACTGTCGTCCACCACGGACAACAAGCTGCGGGTGGCCGCGACGATGGACGCGTACTTCGCGTACGTCGAGGACGAGGGCGGCGCCTTCCGGCTGGTCTTCGAGTCCGACCTGACCAACGAGGCGTCGGTGCGCGAGCGCGTCGACAAGGTGACGCTCCAGTGCGCGGAGGCGATCAGCGCCGTCATCGCGGAGGACACCGGGCTGCCCAAGGAGGAGTCGATGCTGCTGGCCGTGGGCCTCGGCGGCTTCTCGCAGGTGGTGGCACGGTACTGGCTCTCCAGCGCCAGCCCGGTCCCGCGCGACAAGGCGGTGCAGCTGCTCTCCTCGCTGGCCTGGCGGGGCATCGCCGGCTTCCCGAAACACAGCGAGCAGGGCGGCTGACCGGAGCCGGTCGCCGGGGATCCGCGCCCGCTGTTCGCTACCGGCGTTCGGCAGGGCGGACCGCCGCCCGGCACGACCGGGCTAATGTGGGCGCGAAGAGCGCACTTCGCGCACAACACCGACCCTCGGAGGGACATAGCCGTGGAGGTCAAGATCGGCGTGCAGCACGCGCCGCGCGAGATCGTTCTGGAGAGCGCGCAGACCGCCGAGGAGGTCGAGGGCTCCGTGACCGAGGCGCTCGCCGGCAAGGCGAAGCTGCTGTCCCTCACGGACGAGCACGGCCGCAAGGTCCTGGTCCCCGCGGACCGGATCGCCTACGTGGAGCTGGGCGAGCCGACCACCCGCCGGGTGGGCTTCAACGCCGCGCTGTAGGGCACCTGGACTCCCCCGGCCCGCCGGGAGCCGTCCAATCAGGCCGGAAGGGGCGCCTCCGTCACGGAGGCGCCCCTTCCGCGTGCCTGGGCGCACCCCGTGCCTTGCCGCGGTGCGCCTGCTCCGTACGGATGGCTCCTGAGCGGGGCGCCGGCCACGGGCCCGGTCCGGCCCCGCACGGCTCCTGGGCGCCGTGCGGCACCCAGGAGCCTCCCGGCCGGTGATTGCCGCCCGGACGGCACGGGTAGGACCGGTTACGACCGGTTCGCGGCGGACGGGCCGGCCACGGAGCCGCCCGCCGGCCGGCGGGGACGGACGCGGAGCCCAGTGAGGGGGACCAGTGATCGTGGAGACAGTCGGCGCCCTGGCCATCGGACTCGGCGTGGCGTGGCTCGCCCTGCGGCGGCTGCCGCACCGTCTCCCCGACCCCCGGCTGGTCGGCCCGACCGGCGCGGCCGGCGGTCTGCTCGGCGCCTTCGTCACGCACACCGCGCTCGGCGGCGCCCAGCCCCTGGCCGTCCTCGGCGGCGCGCTGGTGCTGGCGGCCACGCTGCTGTCACTGCTGGTGCGGCCCGCCGGACGGCGCCCGGCCGCCCGGCCCGCCCGGCCCGCCTGACCTGGACCTGGACGCGGTGGCTCAGGAGGCCAGACCGAGCGCTGCCATCCGCTTGGTGTGCGCCTCGGTGATCCGGGAGAACATCCGGCCCACCTCGGCGAGGTCGAAGCCGTCGGCGAGACCGCCGACGAGCATGGTGGAGAGGGCGTCGCGCTCGGCGACGACCCGCTGCGCCTGCGACAGCGCCTCTCCCATCAGCCGCCGCGCCCACAGCGCGAGCCGCCCGCCCACGCGGGGGTCCTCCTCGATGGCCGCCCGGACCTTGCCGACCGCGAACTCCGCGTGCCCGGTCTCGTCGAGCACCTCCATGACCAGGTCGCGGGTGTCGGTGTCGAGCCGGACGGCGACCTCCCGGTAGAAGTCGCTGGCGATGGCGTCCCCGACGTACGCCTTGACCAGGCCCTCCAGCCAGTCCGACGGCGCGGTCTGCCGGTGGAAGCCGTCGAGGGCGGCGGCGAAGGGGTCCATGGCCTCGGTCGGCTCGACGTCGATCGCGGCGAGGCGGTCGCGCAACTTCTCGAAGTGGTGGAACTCGGCGGACGCCATCTTCGCCAGCTCCGCCTTGTCGGCCACCGTGGGCGCCAGCTTGGCGTCCTCGGCGAGCCGCTCGAAGGCGGCCAGCTCACCGTAGGCGAGCGCGCCGAGCAGGTCGACGACGGCGGCCCGGTACGTGGGCTCGGCCGCGGCCGCCTCCCAGTCCTGGGCGGCGGTGCCCGTGGGCGTCTCGGCTGCGGGGGTTTCGGGCGTCTCCATCAGTCTCCTAGCGAACGGCCGCCGGCACGGGCCGGCTGCGGGAACGCGCTGTCCCCGGTCGGGTGGGTCGGTCACCGCGGGGACGCGGTGCGGGCTGGACCGCGCCCTCCGGGCCGGCGGCGCCCTCCTCCCGGCGGGCCGGGGAATGGTGCCGCAGGACCGCACAATAGCCCGGTGCCCCCGGGCCGACAGGAGCGGTCGCGGGCTGTGAGACGGGCTACGTCGTCAATTCGACCGACACGTATGCGCGAATCCGGGGTACAGTGGTAAAGCGCCTGTCGAATATTCGGCGGGCCGTACGAATGAGGATGCCCGGTCGGTGGCCCGATCGGCTCCGACCCGACAGCCCTCCGGCGCCGGACCGTGCGGTGATCAGCTCTGATCGCAGTCGCGCGGGCGACGTACGGCGGGACCCTCAGCGGCACGATCGCTCGAGCGTCGGCTGTGGTCCCGTGCCACCCGGCCCGCCCCTTCCGCGGCGGCGGCCGGCGGTAACGGCACGGTCAAGATCCCCGCGTTCGCCTCGTACCGCGTCTCACAGAAGAGGCCAGCGCCCTGACTACGTTTCGAGAACTCGGAATCCTCTCCGAGACCGCCGAGGCCCTAGAAGCCGTCGGCATCACCAATCCCTTTCCGATCCAGGAGCTGACGCTGCCGGTCGCCCTCTCGGGCACCGACGTCATCGGCCAGGCCAAGACCGGCACGGGCAAGACCCTCGGTTTCGGCCTCCCCCTGCTGGAGCGCGTCACCGTCGCCGCCGACGTGGAGGCGGGCCGGGCCAAGCCCGAGCAGCTCACCAACGCGCCGCAGGCCCTCGTCGTCGTCCCCACCCGCGAGCTGTGCCAGCAGGTGACCAACGACCTGCTCACCGCGGGCAAGGTCCGCGACGTCCGCGTCCTCGCCATATACGGCGGCCGCGCCTACGAGCCCCAGGTGGAGGCGCTCAACAAGGGCGTCGACGTCATCGTCGGCACCCCGGGCCGCCTGCTCGACCTGGCCGGCCAGCGCAAGCTCGACCTCGGGCACGTCAGGGCCCTCGTCCTGGACGAGGCCGACGAGATGCTCGACCTGGGCTTCCTGCCCGACGTCGAGCGCATCGTGACGATGCTGCCGGCCAAGCGCCAGACCATGCTGTTCTCGGCGACCATGCCGGGCGCGGTCATCGGCCTCGCCCGCCGGTACATGACGCAGCCCACGCACATCCGCGCCACCTCGCCGGACGACGAGGGCGCCACCGTCGCCAACATCGCCCAGCACGTCTTCCGTGCCCACTCCATGGACAAGCCGGAGCTGGTCTCCCGCATCCTCCAGGCCGAGGGCCGTGGGCTGGCGATGATCTTCTGCCGGACCAAGCGCACCGCCGCCGACATCGCCGAGCAGCTCCAGCGCCGTGGCTTCGCCTCCGGCGCGGTCCACGGCGACCTCGGCCAGGGCGCCCGCGAGCAGGCGCTGCGCGCCTTCCGCAACGGCAAGGTCGACGTCCTGGTCTGCACCGACGTGGCCGCCCGCGGCATCGACGTCGAGGGCG
Coding sequences within it:
- a CDS encoding TetR/AcrR family transcriptional regulator, yielding MTAIEQTEAARPRGTRLPRRARRNQLLGAAQEVFVAQGYHAAAMDDIAERAGVSKPVLYQHFPGKLDLYLALLDQHCEALLQAVQTALSSTTDNKLRVAATMDAYFAYVEDEGGAFRLVFESDLTNEASVRERVDKVTLQCAEAISAVIAEDTGLPKEESMLLAVGLGGFSQVVARYWLSSASPVPRDKAVQLLSSLAWRGIAGFPKHSEQGG
- a CDS encoding DEAD/DEAH box helicase, with protein sequence MTTFRELGILSETAEALEAVGITNPFPIQELTLPVALSGTDVIGQAKTGTGKTLGFGLPLLERVTVAADVEAGRAKPEQLTNAPQALVVVPTRELCQQVTNDLLTAGKVRDVRVLAIYGGRAYEPQVEALNKGVDVIVGTPGRLLDLAGQRKLDLGHVRALVLDEADEMLDLGFLPDVERIVTMLPAKRQTMLFSATMPGAVIGLARRYMTQPTHIRATSPDDEGATVANIAQHVFRAHSMDKPELVSRILQAEGRGLAMIFCRTKRTAADIAEQLQRRGFASGAVHGDLGQGAREQALRAFRNGKVDVLVCTDVAARGIDVEGVTHVINYQTPEDEKTYLHRIGRTGRAGRTGIAITLVDWDDIPRWQLINKALELTFNDPVETYSTSPHLYEELRIPQGTKGTLPRADRTRAGLAAEEVEDLGETGGRGARGGRGDTRRGKGGRSEGREERQEERSEPGERPARQPRRRRTRSGEPLAAGTAAPATAEATVAPEQSGAPAKSGRTTAPAKAKAGKTTAPAEAEEAVAASESAETLTEAHAPRRRRRTRPVREQEPLAFQTVESAAAAAAGASSEEEGTTAAATPRRRTRKAATAAADAEIPAQSPAGEQAVESAGAAPAKPRRRTRRPAAAKAAQAAPAEAE
- a CDS encoding ferritin-like fold-containing protein — encoded protein: METPETPAAETPTGTAAQDWEAAAAEPTYRAAVVDLLGALAYGELAAFERLAEDAKLAPTVADKAELAKMASAEFHHFEKLRDRLAAIDVEPTEAMDPFAAALDGFHRQTAPSDWLEGLVKAYVGDAIASDFYREVAVRLDTDTRDLVMEVLDETGHAEFAVGKVRAAIEEDPRVGGRLALWARRLMGEALSQAQRVVAERDALSTMLVGGLADGFDLAEVGRMFSRITEAHTKRMAALGLAS
- a CDS encoding DUF3107 domain-containing protein — its product is MEVKIGVQHAPREIVLESAQTAEEVEGSVTEALAGKAKLLSLTDEHGRKVLVPADRIAYVELGEPTTRRVGFNAAL
- a CDS encoding alpha/beta fold hydrolase codes for the protein MSSTDLPDVTGAVLPKVSAVRVEEGERLRQVGLPGLTLTVRSCPPSREGLPPALYVHGLGGSSQNWSALMPLLADTVDGEALDLPGFGESPPPDDGDYSVTAHARAVIRHLDAAGRGPVHLIGNSLGGAVSTRVAAARPDLVRTLTLVSPALPELRIQRSAVPTGLLALPGMGALLTRAARDLTAEQRTRGVLGLCYGDPARVSPEAFRNAVEEMERRMALPYFWDAMVRSARGIVDAYTLGGQHGLWRQAGRVLAPTLLVYGGRDRLVGHRMARRAAVAFRGSRLLTLPDAGHVAMMEYPDEVAAAVRELLADTGETLPPASRRSAGSVVTADEALPADGAGDPTQGS